From Osmerus eperlanus chromosome 16, fOsmEpe2.1, whole genome shotgun sequence:
TGGACAACTGGAATTTAGTAATGGCTGTAACTGGGGATGAGACTGAATCAGgtaggtttgtgtgtctgtctcagggCTTCTCATTGGTCGAGTTTAGAGATGATAATGCTGTAACGCGGAAAGGAAAGTTGTGTGTGGTGGGCTGGCCGGCTGGCTTCACTGCTGTTGTTAGTCTGTGTACAGTAGCAGCAGATGTATTGTGTGAGATTTCCTGCAGTGTTTCTGGAACACACCTGGCTTGTTGTTGCACTTATCATTGAAGAGTGGATAATTCTTAGATTATGTAGTCTTTGTGGGGTTTTACAACAATTTTATCTCTGCTTTTCAAAGACTTTAGAATTGTACATGGTTAAAATATTTaaactgtaaatgtatgtgGGCACTGGAGTTTGTAAGGTTGCAACAGATTTCAACTTGCAAAAAGTATGAAATAGATTCAGTCTTCTCCTTTGATAAGGAATATCTAGACACAACTGTTGATTGAACAAGATGTTTGGTTTGCTTGTTCAATCATGTTCCTGTctagctttctctctcacacacaatctctctctctttacctctgtcacttcctctgttctctttcctgctctctctctctcgctttccctccatctctttcactttccttttccctgtctctctttctgtcctttgatctttttcttcccccctttctcttcctccctttctctcctttccctgactctctctctccttctccctgtctctctcctttccgtctctctctttcttccttcttGGCTTTAGCTCTTCCCTGTTCCATCCCTCTTTTTTCTCACCTTCTGTTTCTCCCACTCtccatctgctctctctctgtatctctctctctctctctctctctctctctgtatatccctctcttctactctctctctctctcttagtgtctatctctctctttctctctgaaatACCTCGGGGTGGTTCAGTagcgggggaggggtggtgtgcgCTGGCAACATTTGACGTCACCCTGGTTTCCTGGAACATGAACCGGGCGGGGAAATGAGAATGCAAAACCAAGCGAGCGAGACGTACCATTGACGTCAGCGTCAGGGGGGGCGGGAAGGGAGGGGGTCACGCTGtgatcactctcacacacacgcatgcacactcacatacagacagacagagctctcAGTGATAGAGAACGAGAACACCAGCTTAGTCATACAgtcatttttttgggggggggggggggatctgtgtCATATAATATCACGTTAATAATATTTGACCCTCAACATTAGTTGTTTTTGGGGAGGACCAATGTTTAAGGAGGGGGATgtttaaagggggggggggggggggggtttaaaggTCTCTGATGAGAGGGAAGACCtaactcctccctctgtcctggaTGCTGTTTATAGTAGTTTTCTGCCCGGTAACTAGATCAGGCAAATAGTATCAACCAAACAGTATTACCTCAGACGCTgagcccctctctctttctcttaccctTCCAGGCAAAGGCCCTTTTTAATGAAAACCTAATAATATTGAGCGAGTGTCGGGTTACGTAACCCGTTGCTTTGGTTTGTGTTGTCGTCATTTCCTCCTTTTCAGTAAACCAATCAGTGAAATTAATTGTAATTTCGTTACCGTTGTTCAGAGTGATTGTCTGTCAGACCCGGTTAGGTCAAAGCCCATTGGCTAAGCTGTTGTTATTGGGCAGGGTCAGAGGTAAAGGTTTATTGTCCTCTGAGTGCTCTGTGTACTTAGAAACCAGACTGACTGAGCAAACAGCAAAATGGAACACTTCCTCATCTGCTAACTGCTATCGCCATTGTGTAACACCCTTTGACTCTCTGTCAACTTGTTTTCAAGGCAGTCGAATTTAGGCCGTCTCTTGTCTGTCAACTTGTATAATTTCTCTAGATGTTCACTGGATATTCTTAGTTGGATAATTAGAAAGTGAAAATCTGGCCTTATTTGTACCCTCTGTGTGCTCTATAACCCTTTAATCTGTCTGCTCTATAACCCTCCATATCTATCTGATGTAtaaccctctgtctgtctgctctataACCCTCTATATCTATCTGATCTAtaaccctctgtctgtctgctctataACCCTCCATATCTATCTGATCTATAACCCTCTATATCTGTCTGATCTATAACCCTCTATATCTGTCTGATCTATAGCCCTCTATATCTATCTGATCTATAACCCTCTATATCTGTCTGATCTATAACCCTCTATATCTGTCTGATCTAtaaccctctgtctgtctgatctaTAACCCTGTCTGATCTATAACCCTGTCTGACCTATAACTCTGTCTGATCTATAACTCTGTCTGATCTATAACCCTGTCTGATCTATAACcctgtctgcctcctccctccagctgcCACCGGAGACATGCCTGCGTACCAGCTGCGTTCCCCCACCTCAGGGCTGCCTCAGGGGCTGGTGATGGCCTCCTCGCCTGgctccctccacagccccccgGTGCATACGGAGGAAGTCACACGCAAGAGGGAGGTCCGCCTCATGAAGAACAGGTAGAAATAtacattattttttttcttcttttttttgagGCCTTGCAAAATGTCTGTCGGTCagtgatgtgtttttttttaattccgTTGTTATGTTTTTGGCAAAGGAACCTCAAATttgtgtttttacatttacatttacatttagtcatttagcagacgctcttatccagagcgacttacagtaagtacagggacattcccccgaggcaagtagggtgaagtgccttgcccaaggacacaacgtcagttggcatgaccgggaatcgaactggcaaccttcggattactagcccaattccctcaccgctcagccaactgactccccagtttttctgttctgttgttttttttcgaAATCCTAACCACCGGGATGGGTGAGATTGATGAATTATTATTTATAGAATCTGACCAACGTTTTTGTTAGCTTCCAGAACATACACAAAGGCTTTAGCTCTGAGGCCTAACGCTGTCTTGCTACACTCGGTGGACTGTCAAACCACGTCCGTCACACAGGACTGTGATCCGTGAAGACTCTTGAGTTGTGATTGTTATAGATTTTGCGAAGACATCGTCCGTGTGCCTTTTATCACACTCTTCTACATTCTCACACTCTTTGTTCCTCTGTTCTGTCATTTCTCCAGGGAGGCTGCGAGAGAGTGCCGCCGGAAAAAGAAAGAGTACGTCAAGTGTCTGGAGAACCGTGTGGCGGTCCTGGAGAACCAGAACAAGACCCTTATAGAGGAACTCAAAGCACTAAAAGACATCTACTGCCATAAAACAGAATAACCAGCGTGTGAGCTATCTGACCAGAGGCTCTCACTCAGAGGAAACAAAGCACAAATGAGAGCAGTTTACAGACTTCTGGATGGGGgattaaaaaaaagttattgataaaagcaaaaactaaactaaacaacaacaaaaaattgaAACATACTCTGGGACAACTACTACTTtcagctgtctgtgtttgttgtgtccCTGCTAGCTCAGGTCCTGGTTGTGCAGATGCTACAGTACGTCGACTGTTGGGTTGTGACTCGCTGTAGGCTTGAGCTCGCCGGGCTAACAAGCCCGCAGTCGGCCCTGCTCCTCGCTCGCTAGGGTTAGGTTGAGGTCACGCTCGCTTCCACCGTCGGCCTCGCTGGGGGAAGTTGGCAAACCATGAGAGttgaggaagtggaggaagaggaagtcaaGGTGCTTCCTGTTAGGGTGCCACTCGTCACAGAGGTGGACATGCTGAGAACCGAGCCTTTCTCTTATCAacctttttgtcttttttttttctgaagGAAGGAAGTGCACAGAAACTCACCAGCAAGCCAAAGTAGAGTCACACGAGAGTTTGTCTGCTCCCATGTCTTTAGTGTGCGATACATTCCTTGAAACCTGCGAGTCCTGCTTTAACACATTGCTTCTTTCTGGTGGAGTAGGGTGTTTTAAAGGTGAATTCACTTTTTCAATTGTTCAGTTGAACACTGTCGTCAACTAATTAGTTTTTTTTATACTGATAGGTCAGAAAAGGTGGTCTGTAACCAACAGTTGTTTTTAACAAGTGGCCAAGCCGATGTTTAGAGCAAAATGTTGCCCACAAAAGAAGTCAACCACAAAATATTCAAGACCAGGAGTTTAATGTGAAAAAGATAATCTATTATCACCTTTACATGTCTGGCCATGAGGAATGTGCTCTGGAAGGCTGTTTGATAGGGACTGAATCTTGTAACATGTATGTATATTGTAATATGTATGTATCTTGTAACAGGACTGTAAAGTGGCTGCAAGTGCAGGAAATATTGATGTTTGGTTCTTTTGTGGGGTTTTTGTATAGGAGTCATCTGAAcagctggttagggttagagaactAGTTGTAAAATGTTTTGTTTAAAGGTTATTGCCAATGTTTTTTGACTATTATAATTATGCACTTGCAAAATTCTTTCAGCCCATGCAAGTATATCATGTTGAGGCACGTTACTTATTTTGAATTTTCATATAAGGCTTTAATGTCTGTGTACAGAATTGCTAGTGCGTGTTTGGCCAGTGGGCTTTGAATACAGGGGATGCATTTGATTTTAACTCTTAACTTTTGACCAAAGTCAGTTCTTCAGGTGTTGACTTTTAGGTTTTCAGAAGACGACCACTTTGATTAGGTTATTTCTTAAAAACAgctgttctctctgtgtgtattcCCTGCTGTGGTCGACACATTTTACAAACTATTTTGTTtatcaaataaaatgtataaaatgaGATGGGAACGGTATGTTATtttattagtatttttttttttttaccaaaccaCCATGCCTCGCATCATAAAGATGTTATAAGCAGGAGATTCTTCTTTTGATAATGACCCATTCTAGGTTTTTCAAACATATTAGTTATAATTACTTGTATCTCTTCGGATACCCCCCCTGCATTGCATTGCCTCTCATTTCCAGATCTTGTTGTGTGACGTGACCATTACGGTAAGGGATATTTGGGCCACTAACATCAAAGTTGGTTATGTTTCTGTGTTGCCTGGGGTGATAAGGGCCAGCTCCCCCTCAACGATGCATGATATTTTACTGTTATCCAGTCATTAAAATCCTCCTTGGCTTCCACAGATTGCAGAGCAGAGCTGCATATGATGTGGATTTGTCTTCTGGAAGGCTCTGAGCTAAGGCATTGTAATGAAGAACATCTATAGGACCGAAGCGTTACCTTGACAAAGGTGTAGGCTGTGATAATTAGTGTCTGTGTGCTATTTGAGGAAAAATACTTTTGTGTGTGACAAAGTGAAAGGCATACGCACATACACTGTAATTTTTTGTTCCATAATACCTTTATAAagttgtgctggtgcaccaaCCCTGTCTATAAACTGGTTTCTCTAGTGTATACAGAAAGGCATCATTGCTGTAAGTCAAGGCAGTGTTCTCTTCAGAATGAATGGTTTGGAATGTTGGGCCTGGAACTCCGTGAGCAAACATTCTGTTCTGACATCTTTTCTCACTATGACATCATCCGGCCTGTTGTTGTTATTCCCTGTGGAAAGTCTAAACACAGCCCTTTACCAAACTGTCTCAAAGGCTCTGTTGTGATGGCTGCAGATTGTAAACATAGCAACAAAGATGACCATGATGACACTACATTATCAAATCCCTCTGATTATATTTTGACACATTGGTGTAGAATCAGATTTGATCAAAAGCCAGGAAAGGAGAAAAAGCTCAAGTTCTATGAACACGCCCAAACTAGGAGGGGGAAGTCAAAATTCTTAGGATTGATGTGTAGTCTATGTTTAATATTTCATAAGTGCAGCATTGCAACATCTTCCATGAACTTCTTACTGTGGTTGCAGTGGAAATTTCCACCGCAAGACAAGACGCCCCCTCGCGGTGAGCGAGACTGAAACACGGTGGGCTGGCGTTCGGGCCTCACCCTTGGTTGCAACCTTCCGTACCAACTGAGCCATACTGACACCTAGTGTACAGGATATAGTATCGCACCTCAAAACACGGTTTCTTACACGCAGTAAGAAATTAACAAATGTAAGGTTCAAAATATTTGCTTTGTTTGTTATTATATGGAGCTTTTATAAATCAGTTGGTTCCTTGGTAGGCCTACCTGGTAATCATGGAGTAGTTTACCTATTCAATGTATCAAGAGAAAGGTTATAAATTATCAGGTGAaattggtgaggggggggggggggaaatattgACCGAACTGTCAACCCTTTGATACTTTTAATAGCCTGTTTCAAAATGCTTAGACCAGTGATCTGAACCCAACGATGATGCCTGGTCTGTTCATCGTGCCTCTCCAATCTTAATTCCTTTTGACAGAAGCATTCAGTAGCCTACAGTTTAGAAAGCAACATCCTACTGCGCATATGACAGTCAAGCCTAGCCTACCCTTGTCTGTTGTGTAAATAACGTCAAATAGGCCTACCAGTCCTTTGTATTGCTTAGGCCTTTCCCCCACTGTAATGCGGTGGGATGCCCTACATTCAAGCCAAAGCTCTCATGATTGTGGGTCATATTCTCATCCTGTTCATTTTCGATTTGAGTCAAATGcacgagaaagagaaaaagctcATGTTTTATTGACTTGCACACTTTCTCTCCATATCGCCCTTTCTCTCAAAGCTAATTTGTTACCACCCACTTGAACCGGAACCTTTTCAAGCGAGCTCCAACAACAACTGCCGTTGCTCTGACAGCGGCAGCGATTTTGTAGGCTACATCGCTAGGCTCTGGTTGAGCGCCCGTTATTCAGCAAACATGCTTTGATTTTTGGACAGCGTTATTAATGCCAGTGTTGCTCGAACTCATACGGAAGCAGGCAACGGCACTATTTGATTTAAATACGGTTGCAAAATACAAATTTTCCACATTTTATCGGACAGCGCGAACATATCAATGGTTGTGAATTCACGCGCTGGTCGCGGGTGCGGTCCCACCCCGGGCGCTTTGATCGTACCGATCTAAGCGAGGCGGTATAATTTTCGGCTACAGTCTTAACGACTTTGCAAGATGGGGAGCACCACCTCTTGCTGCGTGTCGTCGAGCCCGAAGATCCGGAGAAATGCCCATTCAAGGCTGGAGTCATACCACCCCGAGCCGGAGTTGAGCAGGGAAGACACGGGCTGCAACCTGCAGCACATAAGCGACAGGGAGAATGTCGATGGTAAAGTATTAAACGGGCCATCTCAGTACGGAGTAGGTAGCCGATGTTTGAGCAAGATATGGGCGTGTTTTGAGAAATGGTACGCATTATAAGTGCAGGTTGCGTGTTGTCAGTTAGCCTACTAGCATCTCGACAGCTTGAACTTGCTCGACGAAATATTGATAGAGTAAATAAAGAGGTTATCAATTCCAGATGCTTTACAAGCCGTTTTCATTATGAGTGGTTCTTTTGAACGGCATGGTATCGGATTCTGAATGTCAGTTCAAACTCAATCCATCATTGGTCCGTCTATCATATTTACAGTTGACGTTTCTGTACAGTAGTAAAGCATTGCCATGGCTAGGTCAGATATTGACTGACACGGTAAATGATTGACTTGATTGCGTGGTAGCATCCAGGTGTAGACAACCCATTTCGTCGCTTTACTTAAGCTTGGTAACTGTAGGGTCTGTCTGGttgtctgattgtgtgtgtgtgtcgtatggAAATTTGATGCAGGCGGTATGGAACAGACTGCTTTGTGCTCTTCTTTGTTTTCAGCGCGAGCGTAAAAGAGTGGAACTATGGAACGCGGAGGGCCTCCATTGACACGTGAACTAATATGCATCACAATACATTCACTCCCGAAAGTGTCTACAAAGTGATTCGCCCATATTCGCTCCACCGTGGACTGGAACAATTATTTCTCAGAATGATTTTATTATAGACATCTTTGTCTGTGAAAATCTCCTCCATTCAACACGTTTGACCACTCTTAAAGACCAAATTACCCAAATATAGACTATCTTTCCACAGTGCATATTTGGTAGGCCAACAGATCCAATTGAATTTTGAAGATCGAATCTGTTAGTGGAGGTGAGGTAAAGTGTTCCTGCATGGCCTACATCAGCTTGGCTGGTGCATTAGGacagtctgacagacaggaaacacacatgcaggtctGTAGTCTGTCATTTGTTTGAATAGCCCCCAATGTCTGTACAGAGCGGCCTGGCTTGTCTCTGTCACAACACCAGGCCTCATCACACATTCAGGAAAGCAGCTTTTCATGGATAGAAAGCAAGACTTTGGAGAAGAAGGAATGGAAAGGGGAAATGCCCTCTCAGCTAGCTGACTTTCCACTGAAGCCATTCTGCTGGGGGGTTTTCTGTTCCTGTATAGAACCTCAGCTCTCGGACTCTGCATCCCATGTTCCTCTGTGAGGTCATGAGACTTATTATGAGGTCACAGTACTCATCACAATGTCACAATACTCTTCCTGAGGTCACAATACTTATTATGACTGTTGTTGTTCCCCAACTTTCGAATACTAACTTGGGAATATAATCAAGGGTTTAGGCCTCTTGTGTGTATCTGGATGAGTTGTGAaagaacactgtgtgtgtgtgtgtgtgtgtgtgtgtgtgtgactgcctaAGCTGTTAAGATGAGAGATAAGCGTGACTATGgcagtgtgggtctgtgtgagtTCAGACAGTACGGCCCGCTTGGACATGAAAGCATCTCTTAGTCTCCTGCTCTGTGGTGCTATCTGAgggtctcctcccagcctgccgcCTGGGGCGCACAGGGGCCTCATATCAAATGCACCCCAGGGTAGAACTCTCCAGTGAGATCCTTAATGGAGCCTTTTAGAACATGGATGTGTTATGAGGGGGGGAAAATGTGTATTTTCCCCTCTGAAAGGATGAGCAGGGAAGCCAACTCCCTTACCCAGAATGCACCAGAATAGGCCTCAACTTGTTGGTATTaaactgtttaacccttgtgctgccttcgggtcacatgacccaaaggttcataacgaaccatcgttgtgtttacccaattttacccaatacaaaaacaaattaaaataattttcttttaaccttcgcaatgtggggggtctgagacagcctagctgttaaaagaaaatgcttcactttgtctttgtatgcggtaaatttgtcgcaatacgacggtgggtcacaatgactgatgggtcagaatgacccgaagataacacaagggttaaaaccaaAAAACAGGTCTTTTATTGGTTGTGAGTCATAGACCTTTCGAGTATCGTGGATGTGTTTTGTTTAGCAGgcttgttctcctcctcctaatATCTCTTTCCCCCATTATTCCTTACActgttttttctctttctctgtctctctctctttcccttttgctCTCTGTCTGACCTAAGTGATTAGTATGTCCCTTCCCAGCTGGGATTTGAGGCTTTTTAAGCTACGTCCCTTAACAgcttccctcctccatccctccatggagcaggaatcaccctcccctctcctctctcccctcctctcctctcctctctcccctcctctccagtacCTCACCCTGCCTGCCTTTAAGCAAGCTCCGAGTCAGGATTATGTTGTCGAGGGATTTCTCCaccttggtggtgtgtgtaatccagctgtcctctctccagtgtggcCCCCGATTCACCAGACACGGACTTGAAGAGAGAAATACGGCATTGAGGCTTTTAATGATTTGTATATGATGATTTGTTTTATATATTTGATATGTCAGTGTGTCTGGGAGTGAATGTAACCGAAAAGGTTAATGTTTCTCTCAGCTGTATGTTTCAACCTAAACAGCAAAAAAGCTGTAGTCCAGGTTACCAAAGACAAAAGCGCCTCATTATACGTTCTTGTTAAACATCAAAGAGACGGTGTCTGAATCCAGAGCCTTCATTTTCATGGAGGATTTGTCGATGAGCTGTTATTTCACGGGTCTGATGGAAATCTGTCATTACTCTCTTAGATAGAAATATACCAGAACTGATGTGATGTTTACTAAGTGGTATATTTTGTCTGTATGGAAGAGGGGAGaaagtgattgtgtgtgaattatctttgtgtgtgtgtttgtgtgtgtgtgtttgcgtgtcaaCGTGTGTATGTATCTTTGCGTGTTATGTGagtatgtgtttgcatgtcattgtgtgtgtgtgtgtgtgtgtgtgtgtgagagagagagaaagatgctcacaaagagagagactcactcggagggctggggagacaaAGCTGTCTTatgatctccctccctcacaaagctctgctgtgtggtctctctTTAGGCTGTTGTTCTCTCTGAGGCGCATCAGCTGAGGGGCTTATATTTAGGTGTATGGATgagtctctcttcttctctctcttttcacctctctgtatctccctcttactctccttctctctctcgtcacctctctatttccctctcactttctatttgtctttctccatctcctggtCACTCACTTGCTTTTTCTCTCATCCATTTCTACACTACCATCTCTTtattcttctgtgtgtgtgtgtgtttgtgtgttctgtaccttcacctccccctctttctcttcctttcccttCATCCTCAGCTCTTCcgtcgctcctcctctccccctcctctcctcctcctctcctattccCCTGTGATACGCTGCTGTCTACATACACGCCCTCATCTGACTATGTAAATGAGGAGAGTGAGACTCGGCGTCCTATTTCCTTTAATACCCAGTTGTCtcccgggggagagagagagatgggtaagagagaggtgggagggggagataggggagatgaagagagagagatagaggggggagagggagagacttcaAAGCCCACTCATGAGCTCTACCTCAGCTCTTCTGTCTCTCAGAtccctcatgcacacacaaagacacaacacACGTGACTCTAAGACAAACtcgtatggacacacacaccctatcccCATCTTCACCCCTGCAGTTCCAGACTCCTGTGCTTCATTCACACAAcacaatcctctctccctcctttcattagctggctctctctgctgctcagacagacagcatAACAAACAGCAGCTCTGCTCAGAAACCCTCTTTCATTATAATTATCATCACTCCCACATCCCACATCAGCACCGTCCAAGCCCGAGTCAGACAAACTCTTCACACAGACCTTGTCacactgacctctctctctctctctctctctctctctctctctctctctctctctctctctctctctctctctctctctctctctctctctctctcgtgtgtgtcAGTAAAGCAGTGGActtctgtctgtgtttcctttctctcccagtaAACTCCACTTCAGTAGGTCAGGTTTTAAGGGAGGACGAAGTCATCGATTGATTTGTAGACGAGTAATGAGGAAGACATTTACTCCATCATGCGGTGAGTGGTGGAGTGCTGCTCCTTAAGGACACTTCActggcagctgctgctgctgggctggGTTAGGTTAGGCTGGGTTAGGTTAGGCTGGGTTAGGTTAGGCTGGGTTAGGTTAGGCTGGGTTAGGTTAGGCTGGGTTAGGCAGTGCTAGCACAGGAcaggctgtgctgggctgggctggagacCTAGACAGAGTGACATCCAGGAAGGATGTATTTTGTGGATCCTCCATCGTTTCATGGGAGACTACACTGTTAACGCCATTATGACTCGCGGTGGACGGTCACATGACCTCACCTGTGAGTGGTAATTGATGTTACATCGAGTGGAGAGTaagcgattgtgtgtgtgtgcacatttgtgtgtgattgatcGTTCTCCCTAATGAGAATATTCTGAAGGCAGTGCGGATGTGTGGGAGGATTGTCTTAATGAAGATGTGTGCTGCAAGGACATTGATTGGCCAGTCTAGTTTATTGATTGGCTAGTCCAGTTTATTGATTGGCCTGTACATTGCCCCAGTGTTTTTTTTAGGTAGAAGACAGCGAACTGTGTAGATGAGAAAGCTGAGAAGATTACGTTTTTAGACAAGTGAACCGTATGAGCCAAGTTGGGCTTCTTATTAACACAATACTTGTTTAGATAACACAACCTGCCACTGCCTCTTCACTACATGCATTT
This genomic window contains:
- the crema gene encoding cAMP-responsive element modulator isoform X2 — translated: MAVTGDETESAATGDMPAYQLRSPTSGLPQGLVMASSPGSLHSPPVHTEEVTRKREVRLMKNREAARECRRKKKEYVKCLENRVAVLENQNKTLIEELKALKDIYCHKTE